A single genomic interval of Lathyrus oleraceus cultivar Zhongwan6 chromosome 7, CAAS_Psat_ZW6_1.0, whole genome shotgun sequence harbors:
- the LOC127103594 gene encoding uncharacterized protein LOC127103594 isoform X1 translates to MDRSWMYDRFNPHRRGLKFEFVSGVQEFIKKAKEQPCFLSEKKIKCPCETCKCVKSFTPRDVKAHLYKSGFKPNYSIWTEHGELEQNICPMNQSNSSEHMEEEEEGVEEEEDPKTPHMEASEEEDPKTPDMEESGEESDPKTPQEMDTNKQNADGKVLIRPCGLGWAPSAAPAAAIKQVIESHFPGPFHCWRETPEDVREYWWKLFGDKVAWDPHDHRYIKKTFQSRGAKRLSDMLSKVRKKGTRPHWICEEAWKGLIVHWEGEAFLKISTQNKTNRASGKGGAVHTTGRKAHVDVALSMAQELGRSVDPDELFLATHKKKSGNWVDNRSQTTYKHYQDRLKEVETQIGEASQNVTQKVDGATKLELWKEVAGGKSRGRCYGTADFAINLRHGATSLTQESREPYSGRCDHAMHLEAIDAARKEAAAARQEASTARQEAAEAKQHFLLLEEQLLKVMNRMKTLERKSAGASISVIRAHRRCPYNDDDDSLDEVLPVRRLKKQLSIRWRPRYDEDYSPDEISPDRRRKQRRSQSGRPYYDEDAALDDVIQKQHQARRRRPQYDDNNDDDDDSLEEIIPRQHQAKRGQPHHDNDDLLDRGHPHYADAGSPYEVIPKQHQVKRGHPHYDKNDLLDRGHLHYADDNLPDEVVPKKHRAPRGHPQYDDDDLLDRRHPHYDDVSPEEVLPKQRQAKSGHPNYDDVSPEEVLPKQRQAKSGHPNYDDVSPEEVLPKQRQAKRGHPDYDDVLPEEVLPKQRQAKRGHPHYDDVSPEDVLPKQRQAKRGHPHYDDVLPEEVLPKQRQAKRGHPHYDDDSLDEVLPKQHQAKRGHPYHDDDSQASRRSRYRH, encoded by the exons ATGGATCGTAGTTGGATGTATGATAGGTTCAATCCACATAGGAGAGGCTTGAAATTTGAGTTTGTTAGTGGAGTTCAGGAGTTTATTAAGAAGGCTAAGGAACAACCCTGctttttgtctgaaaaaaagaTCAAGTGTCCATGTGAAACGTGTAAGTGTGTAAAGTCTTTCACTCCAAGAGATGTGAAAGCTCATTTGTACAAAAGTGGGTTTAAACCAAACTATTCGATCTGGACTGAGCACGGAGAACTAGAGCAAAATATTTGTCCAATGAATCAATCAAATAGTAGTGAACACAtggaggaggaggaggagggGGTGGAGGAGGAGGAGGATCCTAAAACTCCTCATATGGAGGCGTCGGAAGAGGAGGATCCCAAAACTCCTGACATGGAGGAGTCGGGAGAGGAGTCGGATCCCAAAACTCCTCAAGAAATGGATACAAATAAGCAGAATGCTGATGGGAAGGTTCTTATACGACCATGTGGATTAGG GTGGGCTCCTAGCGCAGCGCCTGCTGCTGCGATTAAACAGGTCATCGAGTCCCACTTTCCGGGTCCATTTCATTGTTGGAGGGAGACCCCAGAGGATGTAAGGGAATATTGGTGGAAGTTGTTTGGG GACAAGGTTGCTTGGGATCCTCATGATCACAGGTATATCAAAAAGACGTTTCAGTCGAGAGGCGCAAAACGCCTTTCAGATATGCTCTCAAAAGTGAGGAAGAAGGGGACAAGGCCTCATTGGATATGTGAGGAGGCTTGGAAGGGTCTTATTGTCCACTGGGAGGGTGAAGCCTTTCTAAAGATCTCTACCCAAAATAAGACCAATCGGGCTTCAGGTAAAGGTGGAGCAGTCCACACCACAGGCCGCAAGGCTCATGTTGATGTGGCACTTAGCATG GCTCAAGAACTTGGGCGGTCTGTGGATCCCGATGAGCTCTTCTTGGCCACACATAAAAAGAAGTCTGGAAATTGGGTTGATAACCGCTCTCAAACAACATAT AAACATTATCAAGATCGTCTGAAGGAagtagaaacacaaattggtGAGGCCTCCCAGAATGTGACACAGAAGGTAGATGGGGCGACAAAGCTTGAATTGTGGAAAGAGGTTGCTGGGGGAAAGTCTCGAGGTCGTTGTTATGGCACTGCAGATTTTGCTATAAACCTCCGACATGGTGCAACTTCGCTGACTCAGGAGTCTCGAGAACCTTACAGTGGCAGGTGTGATCATGCTATGCATCTTGAGGCCATTGATGCAGCTCGTAAGGAAGCTGCCGCAGCACGTCAGGAGGCATCCACAGCACGTCAGGAGGCAGCTGAGGCAAAACAACATTTTCTGCTTTTGGAGGAGCAGTTGCTCAAGGTAATGAATCGCATGAAAACTCTAGAGCGCAAATCAGCAGGTGCTTCCATAAGTGTGATTCGAGCTCATAGGAGATGTCCTTACAACGATGATGACGATTCACTAGATGAGGTCTTACCGGTCCGTCGACTAAAGAAACAGCTATCTATAAGGTGGCGTCCTCGTTATGATGAAGATTATTCACCAGATGAGATCTCACCGGACCGTCGCCGAAAGCAACGTCGGTCTCAAAGTGGACGTCCTTACTATGATGAGGACGCTGCGCTAGATGATGTCATACAAAAGCAACATCAAGCAAGAAGAAGACGTCCTCAATATGAtgataataatgatgatgatgatgattcGCTAGAGGAGATCATACCAAGGCAACATCAAGCTAAAAGGGGACAGCCTCACCATGACAATGACGATTTGCTTGATAGGGGGCATCCTCACTATGCTGATGCCGGTTCGCCATACGAGGTCATACCAAAGCAACATCAAGTTAAAAGGGGACACCCTCACTATGACAAAAACGATTTGCTAGATAGGGGACATCTTCACTATGCTGATGACAATTTGCCAGATGAGGTTGTACCAAAAAAACATCGAGCTCCAAGGGGACATCCTCAATATGATGATGACGATTTGCTAGATAGGAGGCATCCTCATTATGATGATGTTTCACCAGAAGAGGTCTTACCAAAGCAACGTCAAGCTAAAAGCGGACATCCTAACTATGATGATGTTTCACCAGAAGAGGTCTTACCAAAGCAACGTCAAGCTAAAAGCGGACATCCTAACTATGATGATGTTTCGCCAGAAGAGGTCTTGCCAAAGCAACGTCAAGCTAAAAGGGGACATCCTGACTATGATGATGTTTTGCCAGAAGAGGTCTTACCAAAGCAACGTCAAGCTAAAAGGGGACATCCTCACTATGATGATGTTTCGCCAGAAGATGTCTTACCAAAGCAACGTCAAGCTAAAAGGGGACATCCTCACTATGATGATGTTTTGCCAGAAGAGGTCTTGCCAAAGCAACGTCAAGCTAAAAGGGGACATCCTCACTACGACGATGATTCGCTAGATGAGGTTTTACCAAAGCAACATCAAGCTAAAAGGGGACATCCTTACCATGATGATGATTCACAAGCCAGTCGCCGCAGTCGTTACCGTCATTGA